A stretch of candidate division WOR-3 bacterium DNA encodes these proteins:
- a CDS encoding ABC transporter ATP-binding protein, whose translation MKNSFSRLKNAIAVVFYASKKLFFARIILTVIRSAIPVLLLYIVKLFVDSVATSLSSTNPEQGMLKSIALIAAAGAAYFVSFLADSLNDIVSEYFSLKTSDKVYEIMHKKSSEIDIAYYDNPVYYDTLHRAQRESPYRPVNTLNQFFSIFQNLLTFSGVAVLIFSVNSLVGLILFAAVIPGTFVQLYFVKKIYSWQKRITEKERETWYYNYLLTSESSSKEVKIFSTFQLFRDRFQSIRNTIRRKLISIKIKKSAADFSSQVFSSSILALLMVFMTFKTYRGEISLGNLVMFLQAFQRGQGSLKGLLGGFVGLYENSLFLSYFAEFLGLKTKIITSPPGVESKFENVEKISLRKVVFSYPGSKLKALDDLNLTLEKGRFTAIVGSNGSGKSTIAKILCRLYDPDGGSVFVDSIDLKRIEPMKWYDSVSLVFQDFQKYQLTLAENVSIGDVERLMENESVVESLRDAGAVNILDKLTEGINTKLGKWFKGGEELSFGEWQKLALARCLFKRAPVYIFDEPTSHLDPETERLFLQKVKALSKKAVVALISHKFSNVKHADIIYVLDKGTVVEMDSHENLIKREGFYAELYAKSLQEQAK comes from the coding sequence TTGAAAAATAGTTTTTCTAGACTTAAAAACGCTATAGCGGTCGTTTTTTACGCTTCAAAAAAACTTTTTTTCGCCAGAATTATTCTGACTGTGATACGCTCCGCGATACCAGTTTTGCTTTTGTATATCGTGAAACTTTTTGTAGATTCAGTTGCTACAAGTCTTTCTTCGACTAATCCAGAACAAGGAATGTTAAAGTCTATTGCTCTGATCGCCGCGGCGGGAGCCGCCTACTTCGTCAGTTTTTTAGCGGATTCCTTGAACGATATTGTCTCGGAATACTTTTCGCTTAAAACATCCGACAAAGTCTATGAAATTATGCATAAAAAATCCTCTGAAATCGACATAGCATACTACGACAATCCTGTTTATTACGACACCCTACACAGGGCTCAAAGAGAATCCCCCTACAGACCAGTCAACACCCTCAACCAGTTTTTTTCGATTTTCCAAAACCTCTTAACGTTTTCAGGGGTAGCGGTGCTGATATTTTCCGTAAACAGTTTAGTAGGATTGATTCTTTTTGCCGCCGTAATTCCCGGTACTTTTGTCCAGCTTTATTTCGTTAAAAAAATATACTCGTGGCAGAAAAGAATAACAGAAAAAGAAAGAGAGACTTGGTATTACAATTATCTTTTGACTTCGGAAAGTTCCTCGAAAGAAGTGAAGATTTTCAGCACATTCCAGTTGTTCAGAGATAGATTTCAAAGCATTAGAAACACTATCAGAAGAAAACTAATATCAATTAAGATAAAAAAATCCGCCGCGGATTTTTCTTCACAAGTATTTTCGTCTTCCATCCTAGCTTTGCTCATGGTTTTTATGACTTTTAAAACCTATAGAGGGGAGATCTCTCTCGGAAACCTGGTCATGTTTTTACAGGCTTTCCAAAGAGGGCAAGGGAGTCTCAAGGGGTTGCTTGGAGGGTTTGTCGGACTTTATGAAAACAGCCTTTTCCTGTCTTATTTCGCTGAATTTTTGGGTTTAAAAACAAAAATTATTACGTCGCCCCCTGGTGTTGAATCGAAATTTGAAAATGTTGAAAAGATCTCTCTAAGAAAAGTAGTGTTTTCCTATCCCGGTTCGAAACTGAAAGCTCTCGATGACCTGAACTTGACGCTTGAAAAGGGCAGATTTACGGCTATTGTCGGGAGCAACGGATCCGGAAAATCGACAATCGCGAAAATATTGTGCCGTCTATACGACCCGGACGGGGGCAGCGTATTTGTCGACAGTATTGATTTGAAGAGAATTGAACCCATGAAGTGGTACGATTCGGTCTCTTTGGTGTTTCAAGACTTCCAGAAATACCAGCTCACCCTTGCTGAAAACGTAAGCATAGGAGACGTTGAAAGGTTAATGGAAAACGAGTCTGTGGTAGAGTCTCTAAGAGACGCGGGAGCTGTTAATATTTTGGATAAGTTGACCGAAGGCATAAACACAAAGCTGGGGAAATGGTTCAAGGGAGGAGAAGAGCTGAGTTTTGGCGAATGGCAGAAGCTGGCTTTGGCCAGGTGCCTTTTTAAAAGGGCGCCTGTCTATATTTTTGACGAGCCGACTTCCCATCTCGACCCGGAGACGGAACGTCTGTTTTTACAAAAGGTCAAAGCCCTATCAAAAAAAGCTGTAGTCGCGCTGATCAGCCATAAGTTTTCAAACGTCAAGCATGCCGACATCATATACGTTCTCGACAAAGGCACTGTTGTTGAGATGGATTCTCATGAAAACCTTATAAAAAGAGAAGGGTTTTACGCCGAGCTTTACGCAAAAAGTCTGCAAGAACAGGCAAAATAA
- a CDS encoding protease inhibitor I42 family protein, which produces MRLMRFLLLLLTFSCSVKNSTVFDQSFNRDTVSLCFRQKFSIVLPSNPTTGYKWGIDSSKSGFFSLESALFVQNNSGVLGSGGREIFFFQAPEENLSRLSMVYKRDWEEKPGIDSFVLFFKLQTVF; this is translated from the coding sequence ATGCGGTTAATGCGTTTTCTGCTTCTGCTTTTGACTTTTAGCTGTTCGGTAAAAAACAGCACGGTCTTTGACCAGTCTTTTAACCGAGACACTGTTTCCCTGTGTTTCAGACAAAAATTTTCTATCGTTCTTCCATCAAACCCTACAACGGGATACAAATGGGGGATAGACTCCTCAAAAAGCGGATTTTTTTCACTGGAAAGCGCACTCTTCGTGCAGAATAACAGTGGTGTTCTAGGTTCAGGGGGCAGAGAAATTTTCTTTTTCCAGGCGCCGGAAGAAAATTTATCCAGGCTATCAATGGTTTACAAGCGCGACTGGGAGGAAAAACCGGGGATTGACTCTTTTGTGCTTTTCTTTAAACTGCAAACGGTTTTTTAG